In Dasypus novemcinctus isolate mDasNov1 chromosome 8, mDasNov1.1.hap2, whole genome shotgun sequence, the genomic stretch CTCACGAAGGAGAACGGCTTGTATGTTGAAACTGGAACAAGAGAGATGAGGTTCGCTAGAATTTGGGTGCCTGACATTCCAAAGGTGGGGGCTAAGTGAGAGAGGCAGACGTCCAAAGTTGTCCTTCCGGGGCGCTCTGAAGGCTCTTCGTGAAGACTGAAGCTGGTTGACACCGGATGTGTTTCCTTCCAGGCTGAGACCAGCTTCCGGCTTTGGCCAGCGAAATTGCGGAAGCCTCGACTCTAGTTTACTGAGTCGGTGAGTGAGCGTGCAGGAGACTCTGGCAGGTCGAGAGGTCTTGAggaacaggaggaggaggaggagggcagcTGACAGCAGCCCCAGGTGACTAATTTGGTGCTGCCACCACCTGACCGACAGGGCCTTGGCCCGGGCAGGCTTGGCTCGGGGAGACGTGTGTGCTGGGTTGCAGAGATCTTTGAGGCCATCTGGGGTCCGATTTTTTTTTGCTCACTTAAACGGATGTTCCTGAGCTCTCAGTTCTTTGTCCCTGTGCAGGAATACAGATGAATCAGGCACCATTTCGCAGTGCTTTGGGAGCAACAGATGTGTGGGGAAGACGGGAGGAGGAGTCGCGGAAGTGGTGTTTGATTGGGCCTTGAGAAAACCACATCACTAGCTGGGAGAATGGATTGGAAGCGCAAATATGATAGATGTACAAAGATGTATTCGGGTCGTTTCTGTCTGTGCAatgataacaaaatatataataatatatagaGAATAGTGGGAGGTAAAGCCATAAAGGTGAGTTAGGGCTAGATTGTGAAAGATCTTGTATACAGTTCTAAGGAAGTTAGTCTGATCTGGAGGTGGAGGAGAGCCATGGAAGATCCAAAGCAGAAGGccgaaattaaaaaatcaaaagttttATAGGAAGTTAATTTGGATGACCCTCTGGCGGGTGGTTTGAAATATATGAGAGTCTGGTATCAAGGAGACCTGTTAGAAGGTAATGATAACATGAGGTAATAGTGGTGGGGAGTGGTATACTATGTTAAATCTCTATTTTGGTAGGCACAGTGCTTATTAGTGGATATTAAAATCAATAGTGACCAAAAGTCATATAGAATTTAGCTAaggagacaaacagaaactgCTAACTATAATTCAATGTGATAAATGCTGTAATGGAAGTGTGAAAAAATGTGGTATGAGGTCATAGAGAAATGCATgataattttctgggtttttaagATGGTGGCATAAGGGTTCACGCACAGCATGCAGATTAGAATTTTACTTTTCGTTCCCTTCATTCAGTTTTGGGTTTTgctattgtttttgttctttactAAGGCATTCCCTACCCTTACGTCAGTGTTTGTATATTATTTTGCTTAGATTGTGACCATGGCTGCAGAGTCTGATGTTCTGCACTTCCAGTTTGAACAGCAAGGGGATGTGATCTTGCAGCAAATGAATCTCTTGAGACAGCAAAATTTATTTTGTGATGTATCAATTTATATTAATGACACTGAATTCCAAGGGCACAAGGTCATTTTGGCTGCTTGCTCCACTTTTATGAGAGATCAATTTTTACTTACCCAGTCAAAACATGTGAGAATTACCATCTTGCAGAGTGCAGAAGTTGGCAGAAAATTGTTGCTCTCTTGCTATACTGGAGCACTTGAAGTTAAAAGGAAAGAGCTTTTGAAATATTTGACTGCCGCTAGTTACCTTCAGATGGTTCATATTGTGGAAAAGTGCACAGAAGCTTTGTCAAAGTATCTTGAAATTGATCTTTCtatgaaaaacaacaaccagcATACTGACCTGTGTCACTCATCTGATCCAGATGTcaagaatgaagaagaaaattcagaTAAGGACTGTGAGATCATTGAAATTTCAGAAGATGGTCCTATAAACATGGATTTTCATGTTAAAGAAGAGGAAGGCAATGCTTTACAGTCTACAGTAGAGAGTTTGACAtcagagagaaaggaaattaaGTCACCAGAGCTGTCTGCAGTAGATACAGGTTTTAAAGATAATGAAATTTGTatcctccatgtggaatctatcAGTACAGCTGGTGTAGAAAATGGGCAGTTTCCACAGCCTTGTACTTCCTCAAAGGCAAGCATGTATTTCTCTGAAACACAGCATTCACTGATCAATTCTACAGTTGAAAGCAGAATGGCAGAAGTTTCTGGGAATCAAGGTCAGGGCTTATTTTGTGAGAATACTGAGGGAAGTCATGGTACAGTGAATGAGTTTCAGAATCTGGAGGAAGGCTATTCACTGAGGCACCAGTGCCCCAGGTGCCCTCGAGGCTTTCTTCATGTTGAAAATTATCTA encodes the following:
- the ZBTB6 gene encoding zinc finger and BTB domain-containing protein 6; translated protein: MAAESDVLHFQFEQQGDVILQQMNLLRQQNLFCDVSIYINDTEFQGHKVILAACSTFMRDQFLLTQSKHVRITILQSAEVGRKLLLSCYTGALEVKRKELLKYLTAASYLQMVHIVEKCTEALSKYLEIDLSMKNNNQHTDLCHSSDPDVKNEEENSDKDCEIIEISEDGPINMDFHVKEEEGNALQSTVESLTSERKEIKSPELSAVDTGFKDNEICILHVESISTAGVENGQFPQPCTSSKASMYFSETQHSLINSTVESRMAEVSGNQGQGLFCENTEGSHGTVNEFQNLEEGYSLRHQCPRCPRGFLHVENYLRHLKMHKLFLCLQCGKTFTQKKNLNRHIRGHMGIRPFQCSVCLKTFTAKSTLQDHLNIHSGDRPYKCHCCDMDFKHKSALKKHLTSVHGRSSGEKLPRPDLKRQNLL